A section of the Labrus mixtus chromosome 15, fLabMix1.1, whole genome shotgun sequence genome encodes:
- the LOC132990151 gene encoding uncharacterized protein LOC132990151 isoform X2, with protein sequence MPGKCKFQDSWLSKGIYNEWLVKDAQDIHFARCRACCKSIKLQTMGEAALTSHAGGAGHKAAVRKLLEGNVMLINAAGQTNGTTEDSKEQVAICVQRDSSDRISGSDWTDQHHSPTTNSSSHNAELQDVAFPAAYFTAPGTSRLTSQRLHPAVGETEVSGHGSSQQDSIDLSRLEFQQRTDALEQQQQMKILEWENRMKVLAWEQELVREKRRAARQKEKAFRMKKAYYKAKLRRICQDVPPSSSSSSDEEEKTPNPTG encoded by the exons ATGCCTGGGAAATGTAAATTCCAAGACTCCTGGCTGTCAAAAGGAATTTACAATGAATGGCTGGTAAAGGACGCTCAGGACATTCACTTTGCCCGATGCAGGGCTTGTTGTAAATCCATCAAACTTCAGACCATGGGCGAGGCTGCTCTCACCAGCCACGCAGGGGGAGCTGGCCACAAAGCAGCGGTGCGCAAGCTACTGGAAG gcAATGTGATGTTGATAAATGCTGCTGGTCAGACGAACGGCACA ACTGAGGACAGCAAGGAGCAAGTGGCCATCTGCGTCCAGCGTGACTCCTCGGACAGAATATCAGGCAGCGACTGGACAGATCAACATCACAGCCCTACTACAAACTCCAGCTCCCACAATGCAGAGCTACAAGATGTGGCTTTTCCTGCTGCCTACTTCACAGCACCAG GTACCTCCAGGCTCACCAGCCAGCGTCTCCACCCGGCAGTGGGCGAGACGGAGGTATCCGGCCACGGCTCGTCTCAGCAGGACTCCATCGACCTGTCGAGACTGGAGTTCCAGCAGAGGACGGACgctctggagcagcagcagcagatgaagATCCTGGAATGGGAGAACAGGATGAAGGTGCTGGCGTGGGAGCAGGAGCTggtgagggagaagaggagagcgGCGCGGCAGAAGGAGAAGGCCTTCAGGATGAAGAAGGCCTACTACAAAGCCAAGTTAAGGAGGATATGCCAGGATGTGCCGCCAtcttcctccagcagcagcgatgaagaggagaaaacaccTAACCCAACAGGATAA
- the LOC132990151 gene encoding uncharacterized protein LOC132990151 isoform X1, with amino-acid sequence MPGKCKFQDSWLSKGIYNEWLVKDAQDIHFARCRACCKSIKLQTMGEAALTSHAGGAGHKAAVRKLLEGNVMLINAAGQTNGTVSQTEDSKEQVAICVQRDSSDRISGSDWTDQHHSPTTNSSSHNAELQDVAFPAAYFTAPGTSRLTSQRLHPAVGETEVSGHGSSQQDSIDLSRLEFQQRTDALEQQQQMKILEWENRMKVLAWEQELVREKRRAARQKEKAFRMKKAYYKAKLRRICQDVPPSSSSSSDEEEKTPNPTG; translated from the exons ATGCCTGGGAAATGTAAATTCCAAGACTCCTGGCTGTCAAAAGGAATTTACAATGAATGGCTGGTAAAGGACGCTCAGGACATTCACTTTGCCCGATGCAGGGCTTGTTGTAAATCCATCAAACTTCAGACCATGGGCGAGGCTGCTCTCACCAGCCACGCAGGGGGAGCTGGCCACAAAGCAGCGGTGCGCAAGCTACTGGAAG gcAATGTGATGTTGATAAATGCTGCTGGTCAGACGAACGGCACAGTGAGTCAG ACTGAGGACAGCAAGGAGCAAGTGGCCATCTGCGTCCAGCGTGACTCCTCGGACAGAATATCAGGCAGCGACTGGACAGATCAACATCACAGCCCTACTACAAACTCCAGCTCCCACAATGCAGAGCTACAAGATGTGGCTTTTCCTGCTGCCTACTTCACAGCACCAG GTACCTCCAGGCTCACCAGCCAGCGTCTCCACCCGGCAGTGGGCGAGACGGAGGTATCCGGCCACGGCTCGTCTCAGCAGGACTCCATCGACCTGTCGAGACTGGAGTTCCAGCAGAGGACGGACgctctggagcagcagcagcagatgaagATCCTGGAATGGGAGAACAGGATGAAGGTGCTGGCGTGGGAGCAGGAGCTggtgagggagaagaggagagcgGCGCGGCAGAAGGAGAAGGCCTTCAGGATGAAGAAGGCCTACTACAAAGCCAAGTTAAGGAGGATATGCCAGGATGTGCCGCCAtcttcctccagcagcagcgatgaagaggagaaaacaccTAACCCAACAGGATAA
- the wdr6 gene encoding WD repeat-containing protein 6, translating to METAALVAPVTALEFLQDEFLLTGEGPVLKVFSLQPRPEACASLSVLQHYRIHGIRPKRWTAVPPQSSTTGTCEGKSDELNSTSQPVFYDLAVFGGKAVRLVRLHVDYQHEERMRLEILGPLMELPDWVLDARWLSGDQKSRLCVAVAHNSSLLLDVNTGNSLAQRSCLEGCLLYSALLLVHESWEDTVLVGGTVFNQLVLWKPGGGDTGRDCEHKAPVERRLLGHSGVIFCISYLQEKGWLASASDDRSVRVWGVGALGGPGGMCGDLNPVCLRVLYGHQARVFSVCLSPAKVFSAGEDGACLVWDGAAGGKVVRTLKGHRAGGVRALAVSEEAGSEGRWVATGGADGGVRLWRVEEGGEKKETMEEAVTDNLSDLKFPGRGLPKGVCIAGGEDENASWSRSKFVVCTDQGLVYQYRDGQWEVVWQGTPEFQSYCVMESAAVSVKDSVAKVSLCAVGNLTGSIQVFPISHPQCGVLLTGGSGKIHSLIWQEAKDSLYLLASGAEGLVYRWCIKVELDENCSMTLNVSPLSPFLLPPCAKRWLTAALLQSTSKGLLWVCGDRRGSLLLFQERGKPEQKMDEDKKMDEGLLEGRQQTESKDNIRVGLFEDKEMVDLTLHPLSCLFGVHGKQGVTSVCEHQGLLYSTGRDGCVRVFRVHPTAGKPEEKGHGKNVEDKEGLGLEVLRVQRACKGMEWLERVLFLEPDIVVKEEEEEEEEEEEEREARGECENSYQSKHVTLTDRLEDTETEEKRDNKGREARFVIVGFHAVQFVVWDPVRQEKLLAVPCGGGHRSWGLWPSDKGVWPGYGALVFTKQGAVLASQPPGEEPSREGKAGRTGGLGLREGVHGRGIGCVCRLGRIKGIKSQRKRAAHLAEIEGRNVNEEGYWEIAVTGGEDTSLTVLAIHPDSGSIKVLSVITDHISSVRTLTAVTGEEGRSENPTQSFSALLVSAGGRAQMQCYRLSISWDVQRQAPSCQVVQVASHRLDEQWERRRNRHKTVKMDPETRYMSVVVVDEKTDCVLLAVACSDGAIRLFSVIEGKRQIELLWETFYHQRCVLSVAPCSLEDGQGNRFNLLFSAATDGKIAVWDFTEASFISTDALSNTPASRVPCLVIPAHQSGVNSLAVWKETLEEQEGCCLVTVASGGDDGQLTVSTVRVQYPDEGKTGRSRGFKEPLFSQQTKLTTPDQLNLYLNSQSHVPLAHAAPLTDLKLLSPGLLVSTSSDQRVFLWRVSSTRISHSGAVFSHVADAAGLSAWEGEITQEEAEEQTRKTRFESEQETAISRQKERKTGLKTMCETGGRFSKDKGAADEAKVGDPVETMRESGDPLCASRDDEKGGETGTDSGGKTGCKVSSESKKKTQKMGWVLVCGQGFQLLRVRNPEMDAETWTSRREIEKQKVDHKVKVTLKEKSL from the exons ATGGAGACAGCAGCCCTGGTAGCTCCAGTCACAGCTCTGGAGTTCCTTCAGGATGAGTTTCTACTGACAG GTGAGGGGCCGGTCTTGAAAGTGTTCAGTCTTCAACCGCGCCCTGAAGCCTGTGCCTCACTGAGTGTGCTCCAACACTACAGAATCCACGGGATAAGACCTAAAAGATGGACAGCTGTCCCACCACAGAGCTCCACCACAGGAACCTGTGAGGGGAAGAGCGACG AACTAAACTCCACCTCTCAGCCCGTCTTCTATGACCTAGCGGTGTTTGGAGGCAAGGCTGTGAGACTTGTGAGGCTCCATGTGGATTACCAGCATGAGGAGCGTATGCGCTTGGAGATCTTGGGTCCCCTCATGGAGCTGCCGGACTGGGTCCTGGATGCCCGCTGGCTCTCTGGAGACCAAAAGTCACGGCTCTGTGTGGCTGTAGCCCACAATAGTTCTTTACTGCTGGATGTCAATACAGGAAACTCCTTGGCTCAGCGCTCCTGTCTGGAAGGGTGTCTGCTGTACTCTGCCCTCCTTTTGGTACATGAATCCTGGGAAGATACCGTCTTAGTAGGAGGGACAGTTTTCAACCAGCTGGTTCTCTGGAAGCCTGGAGGAGGAGACACGGGTCGAGACTGTGAGCACAAAGCTCCAGTTGAGAGACGTCTGCTGGGCCACAGCGGGGTCATTTTCTGCATCTCTTACCTCCAGGAGAAAGGTTGGCTGGCTTCTGCCTCCGATGACCGCAGCGTGAGGGTGTGGGGTGTCGGTGCTTTGGGGGGACCTGGAGGGATGTGCGGAGACTTGAACCCGGTTTGTTTAAGAGTCCTTTATGGACACCAGGCTAGAgtcttttctgtgtgtctctccccGGCGAAAGTGTTCAGCGCTGGAGAAGATGGCGCCTGTTTAGTCTGGGACGGGGCTGCAGGTGGCAAGGTGGTCCGTACTTTGAAAGGACACCGAGCAGGAGGGGTTCGTGCACTAGCAGTCAGTGAggaagcaggaagtgaagggaGATGGGTGGCTACAGGAGGGGCGGATGGAGGGGTGAGGTTGTGGAGGGtggaagaggggggggagaagaaggagacCATGGAAGAAGCAGTTACAGACAATCTAAGTGACCTGAAATTCCCCGGCCGAGGCCTGCCTAAAGGGGTCTGCATAGCAGGGGGAGAAGATGAAAATGCAAGTTGGAGTCGTAGTAAATTTGTGGTTTGCACTGACCAAGGACTAGTTTACCAGTACAGAGATGGGCAGTGGGAGGTTGTGTGGCAAGGGACTCCTGAGTTTCAATCATATTGTGTGATGGAATCAGCTGCTGTCAGTGTGAAAGACTCCGTAGCCAAAGTAAGTTTGTGTGCTGTGGGAAACCTCACCGGGTCCATACAGGTGTTCCCCATCTCTCATCCTCAGTGCGGCGTTCTTCTCACAGGCGGATCAGGGAAGATTCACAGTCTCATTTGGCAAGAGGCAAAAGACAGTTTGTATTTGCTAGCATCAGGAGCTGAAGGACTTGTCTATCGCTGGTGCATAAAAGTAGAATTAGATGAAAACTGTTCCATGACTCTTAATGTGAGCCCcctttctcctttcctcctccccccctgtGCCAAACGCTGGCTGACAGCAGCACTCCTCCAATCCACATCAAAGGGTCTACTGTGGGTTTGTGGGGACAGAAGGGggtctcttcttctgtttcaggAACGAGGGAAACCGGAGCAAAAAATGGATGAGGACAAAAAGATGGACGAGGGCTTGCTGGAAGGCAGGCAACAGACTGAGAGTAAAGATAACATTAGAGTCGGATTGTTTGAAGATAAAGAAATGGTTGACCTAACACTTCACCCGCTGAGCTGCTTGTTTGGAGTGCATGGGAAACAGGGTGTAACTTCAGTGTGTGAGCACCAGGGGCTGCTCTACAGCACTGGCAGGGACGGATGTGTGAGGGTCTTCAGAGTGCATCCAACAGCAGGAAAACCTGAAGAAAAGGGTCATGGAAAGAACGTAGAAGACAAAGAGGGGCTCGGGCTGGAGGTTCTCAGAGTTCAGCGGGCATGCAAGGGAATGGAGTGGCTGGAGAGGGTTTTGTTTCTTGAACCTGACATTGtggtgaaagaagaagaagaggaggaggaggaggaggaggaggagcgagaGGCCAGAGGGGAATGTGAGAACAGTTATCAGAGCAAACATGTCACTTTGACAGACAGGCTggaggatacagagacagaagaaaagagagacaacaaGGGGAGAGAAGCCAGGTTTGTCATCGTGGGCTTTCATGCAGTCCAGTTTGTCGTTTGGGACCCGGTGAGGCAGGAGAAGCTGTTAGCCGTGCCTTGCGGTGGGGGGCATCGCTCTTGGGGTCTCTGGCCATCTGACAAAGGAGTTTGGCCTGGATATGGAGCCCTGGTCTTCACCAAGCAAGGGGCTGTCCTGGCATCTCAACCCCCAGGAGAGGAACCAAGCCGAGAGGGGAAGGCGGGAAGGACCGGAGGATTAGGGCTGAGGGAGGGGGTCCATGGGAGGGGGATcgggtgtgtgtgcaggcttgGGAGGATCAAGGGAATTAAGAGTCAAAGAAAAAGGGCGGCTCATTTGGCAGAAATCGAGGGAAGAAATGTGAACGAAGAAGGGTATTGGGAGATAGCagtgacaggaggagaggacacCAGCTTAACCGTCCTGGCGATACATCCCGACTCTGGCAGCATCAAAGTTCTCTCAGTCATCACGGACCACATCTCCAGTGTTCGGACACTGACAGCAGTAACAGGTGAGGAGGGAAGGAGTGAAAACCCGACGCAGTCTTTCTCTGCGCTGCTCGTGTCAGCCGGTGGGCGAGCTCAAATGCAGTGTTACCGGCTGTCGATCAGCTGGGACGTGCAGAGACAGGCTCCTTCCTGTCAGGTGGTCCAGGTGGCCAGTCACCGATTGGACGAGCagtgggagaggaggaggaaccgACACAAAACGGTGAAAATGGACCCAGAAACAAG ATACATGTCTGTCGTGGTAGTGGATGAGAAGACAGATTGTGTTCTTCTAGCTGTGGCCTGCAGTGATGGCGCTATAAG ATTGTTCTCAGTCATTGAAGGCAAACGTCAAATTGAGTTGTTGTGGGAAACATTTTACCACCAGCGCTGTGTGCTCAGTGTCGCCCCCTGCAGCCTGGAGGACGGACAAGGCAACAG GTTTAATCTGCTGTTCAGCGCTGCAACAGATGGCAAAATTGCAGTGTGGGATTTCACCGAGGCTTCTTTCATATCGACCGATGCCTTGAGTAATACCCCAGCCTCTCGAGTCCCCTGCCTCGTCATTCCCGCCCATCAGAGCGGCGTCAACTCATTGGCTGTCTGGAAAGAGACACTAGAAGAACAAGAGGGTTGTTGCCTGGTAACTGTTGCTAGCGGAGGGGATGATGGGCAGCTGACAGTGTCCACAGTAAGGGTACAGTACCCAGATGAAGGGAAGACTGGGAGAAGCAGAGGATTCAAGGAACCCCTGTTTTCTCAACAAACCAAGCTAACAACCCCAGACCAGCTTAATCTTTACCTTAACTCCCAGTCCCACGTCCCGCTGGCTCATGCCGCCCCTCTAACCGACCTGAAGCTCCTGAGCCCAGGCCTGCTGGTTTCCACTTCTTCTGATCAGAGGGTTTTCCTGTGGAGAGTCAGCAGTACCCGTATCAGCCACAGCGGGGCAGTGTTCTCTCATGTTGCAGATGCTGCAGGACTCTCAGCATGGGAGGGGGAGATTACACAGGAGGAGGCGGAAGAGCAAACGAGAAAAACAAGGTTTGAGTCTGAGCAGGAGACTGCAATTtcaagacagaaagagaggaagacgGGGTTAAAAACAATGTGTGAAACGGGAGGGAGATTCAGTAAGGATAAGGGAGCTGCTGATGAAGCAAAGGTGGGAGATCCTGTTGAAACcatgagagagagtggggacccACTTTGTGCATCCCGTGATGATGAGAAGGGAGGTGAGACAGGGACTGACAGTGGGGGTAAGACAGGTTGTAAAGTTTCCAGTGAAAgcaagaaaaagacacaaaagatgGGATGGGTGCTGGTGTGTGGACAAGGATTCCAGCTCCTTAGAGTCAGAAATCCAGAGATGGATGCAGAGACTTGGACCTCCAGAAGAGAGATAGAAAAGCAGAAGGTGGATCACAAAGTTAAAGTGACATTGAAAGAAAAGTCATTGTAA